TCGCCTACGGCGCCTGGGGCGAGAAGCTGGTTGACGGCGAGATCGTCGAAGGCCTGGTCCGTTCCACCGTTGTGCTCGACGGCGAAGGCACCGTCAAGCTCACCCAGTACCAGGTCAGCGCCCAGGGCCATGTCCAGGCCCTGAAGGAAGAGCTGCTGGGCGTCTAACCCTCTCTCACTTCCCGCGGCTTTAGGGACGTCCTTCTCTCACATCCTGAGGCTTTAAGGGAATCCCTCTCGCACATAACTGCACAATTTTTGTAACGCCCGCCCATGATTGTGAGCGGGCGTTACACGTCTCTTTACTAAACGTGACAAAAGGCCCGCGGCAGTAGTTAATGGAGCCATGGTCTCAACCGCGTCCCCTCGCCATGCTGTAGTCGTAGAAGATGACGCCGATATCCGTGGCCTCCTCGTTTTGGTCCTTGAGCAGCTCGATTTTGTGGTGACGGAAGCGCCCGACGGTCTTTCCGGCGTCGAGGCCGTCCGCAACACCAACGCCGAACTGGTGACGCTGGATATCAACCTCCCGGACATCGATGGCATGGAAGTTTGCCGGCGCCTGCGGGAGTTCTCGGACGCCTACATCTTGATGCTCACCGCCCGTGCCGACGAGATTGACCGGCTCAACGGTTTGGACACCGGAGCGGATGATTACGTCAACAAGCCGTTCAGCCCCAAGGAACTGCAGGCCCGCATCCGTGCACTTTTCCGCCGGGCCCGAACACCCGCTGCACCCGCCGAGGACACCCGTCAGACTGACGAACTCGCCCGCGCTGCGGTTGTGCAGACGAGCCTCCTCCCGCAGGAAACTGTCCGGCTGAAGGATTACGACGTCGCTGGTGCCTTCCGCCCATCGCGCAGCGTGGGTGGGGACTTCTACGACTGGTACCAGACCGGCGACGGGATGCACCTGACGTTCGCCGACGCCATGGGCAAGGGCATGGGCGCGGCCTTGATAGCGGCCACTGTCCGCGCCGTCATGCGGTCAGTGGCGGACACCCCTGCAATTGCTGACGCCTTCGAGTCCGCCAGCGCCACACTGACCTCCGATCTGGACCAGTCCGGGTCCTTCGTGACCATGTTCCATGCTCGCCTGGACAGTGCCTCGGGCAAGCTCAGCTATATCGACGCCGGTCATGGACTCGCTCTGCACGTTCCGGCCGAGGGGGCGGCACGGAGATTGGTATCCGCCGGGCCACCTGTCGGGATACTGGAAGAACAGCAATGGCCGGCCGCGGAACTACAGCTGGAGCCGGGCGATTCCCTCGTGATCGTCAGCGACGGCGTCCTCGACGCTCACGATTCCCTTGAAGAGTTCGTGAGGAACGTAGAGAAGGCGGCGAGGAGCAGGGGCACCTCGGACGAGGTCTGTGCTGCCCTGCTGGAGCTTGCACCGGCGGACACAGCGGAAGATGACGTGACTGCCGTCGTGGTTCATCGACGGCGTGAGGTTGGCCGGGATGTTGGGCTGGAAGGCAACCACAGCGGAGTAGCTCAGACAATCCGGCACTAGTCACACAAAAGGGGGGAACGTGACGCGATTCTGGACTCGGCTTTGTGTTGTCCTAACGGTCATTCTGGGCGTGAATTACGTCGCGTGGCGCTGGCTGGCTTCCCTGAATTGGGAAGCGTGGTGGATCGCTGTTCCGCTGGTGATTGTAGAGACGTACAGCCTTATTGACGTGATGCTATTCGGCCTGACGGTCTGGAACCTGAAGATTCGCAAGCCACCGCCCGCGGCGCCGGATAACGCGACGGTGGACGTTTTCATCACCACGTACAACGAGCCGCTGGACCTGGTGATGACCACCGCCCTCGCCGCCAAGGGCATACGCTGGCCGCACAGTACCTGGATTCTGGACGACGGCGACCGACCTGAGATGCGCGAGCTCGCCGAGTCGAACGGGATCGGTTACGTAACCCGCGGCGCCGACTGGACGCCGGACATGCCGCGGCACGCCAAGGCCGGCAACCTGAACAACGCGCTCATGATTACGTCGGGCGAATACCTGTTGATCCTCGACGCCGACCAGATCCCGGAGCCGGACATCCTGGACAAGACGCTGGGCTACTTCAACGATGACCGCGTGGCGTTGGTCCAGACGCCCCAGTACTTCATCAACGTTCCCGCCGACGATCCCCTGGGCAGCCAAGCACCCCTCTTTTATGGCCCGATCCAGCAGGGCAAGGACGGCTGGAACGCGGCGTTCTTCTGCGGCTCCAATGCGATCCTGCGCCGGGAAGCCCTCATGCAGCTTGGTTTGGTGGGATACGTCAAGGCCACGGAGAAGAGTGTGCGCCGTGCTCTGGCTGCGTCGCGGTCTGCCATCAAGAAGGCCCGGCGTTCGGCAGAGGCGGAGAACCCGCTGGTGGAGCAAATGCTCAACGAGGTGGAAGCCGCCACCGAAAGCGCCCAGCAGGAGCTCGAAGCCGGGGCATCCCTGAGCGAGATCACGTACCGCGTACGCCGCAAAGTGGACGACGCCGTTCGCACGCTCGTGGCCGCCGACTTCTCAGCGCTCCAATCCGACCTCGAAGAAATCGCTGCCATGGAACTGGCCCACGTCGGCGAGTCTGGCGTCACGACAGTGGCAAGTGACGCCGTCGACCGCATGTCCGGACGCGACTGGTCTCCGCTGGGCGCCCTCGAGTCCGTTCACGCAGTCCTGGACGCCATCTCCGTGGAACGAACCGACGAAGCCCAGCCCATCATGCCCTTGGCCACCATCTCCGTCACTGAGGACATGGCTACGGCGATGCGCCTTCACGCCCTTGGCTGGAAGAGCGTCTACCACCACGAAGTCCTCGCCAACGGCCTGGCTCCCGAGGACATCAAAACCATGCTGACCCAACGCCTTCGCTGGGCCCAAGGCACCATGCAGGTCCTCCTGCGCGAGAACCCGTTGGTCCAACGCCGCCTCGCGTGGGGCCAGCGGCTCATGTACTTCTCCACCATGTGGAGCTACCTGAGCGGTTTCGCGGCCGTCGTCTACTTTGCGGCGCCCATCATCTACCTGACGCTCGGCATCCTCCCCGTCAGCAGCCTGAGCCTCGAGTTTTTCGCCCGTTTCATCCCGTTCATGGTGGTAAACCAGATGCTGTTTGTGATCGCCGGACACGGGATCCCCACCTGGCGCGGGCAGCAGTACAGCCTCGCGCTGTTCCCCACCTGGATCAAGGCCTGCACGACGGCGGCACGTAACGTCTGGTTCGGCCGTCCCCTCGGGTTCGCCGTCACCCCCAAGGCCCGGCAGAGTGGCGGCCCCAGCTGGAGCCTGATTCGTCCCCAGATCATCGTTGCTGTGTTGCTGGCCGTTGCTCTCGTTGTCGGGCTGGCGCGGCTTCTTTCTGGCCTGTCGGAGCCCCTCGGAACCCTGGTGAATGTAGCGTGGGTAGCTTACGATCTGGTGGTCCTCAGCGTGCTGGTCAAGGCTGTTTTGTACAAGGGATTTGTTCCTGAAGTCTCCGAAGAGAGGAATGCTGATGCAGTTTAGCTACGAGGTCAAAGACTCCTACGCGGAGGTGAAGAGCGTCGGCCGGTTGAATATGGTGGCCGCTCCGAAGCTGCGCGAACTAGTGGCCGAGGTTGTGGCGGGTGGGTCCAGTCGCGTTGTGGTGAACCTTGAAGAGACCGACTTCATGGATTCCTCGGGCCTCGGAGCCCTCATCGGTTGCCTCAAAGCGACTCGTCAGGCAGGCGGCGATTTGCGGATCTCGGGTGTGCAGCCACAGGTCAAAATGGTCCTGGAACTGACCAACATGGACCGCGTTCTCACCGCATACTCCTCAGCCGAGGAGGCGTTCGGAAATGACTGAGGTCATCGCACGCAGGGGATTCCGCGGCCTGTCCAACGAAGAAGCCATCGAAGCCATCCATGCCGAGCTTGATGCTTTGTGGGACGACGCCTCCTTCGTCCCGGACATGGACCGGATGACCTTCACCACCGCCGTCATTGAGGCCGCCGCCAACATCGTGCAACATGCCCTTCCCGTGGCCGAGAAGCCCGTGGAGATGGGTGTGGACATCAGCGTCCGGCCCAGCCGCCTTCAGGCGCGCGTCAGTGCCTACAACGCCCGCGAGCCCTTCGCCGAGGACATGCAGGCCAACATGCCGGACGAGGACGCCGAATCCGGACGCGGTCTTGCTCTCATCGAAGCCTTGGTGACCACCGTAACCTTCGAACGCCAAGACGGAACCAACACCTGGATCCTGACCCGCGAAACCTGACCTTCTCTCACATCCACCGGCCTTTCCGGCGATGCTCTCTCACACCCGGCGCCTGTGATCGCGGGCGCGGTGTGTTCTGCCCATCGTAAGACGCTAGGCACCTGTAACCATTGATGGTCGGCGCAACCGCCAAAACCAATCACGATCTGCGAGAGCATCGGCCCAAACCGGTCACGATCTGCGAGAGCATCCGAAGTACTGACGTTCTCTCACATAATCGCCGATTTCCCGGAACGTTCTCTCACTTACGCCTTGTCGATGGCCTCTTTCAACGCGCCCAACACCAAAGTCACCGACGCCCGGTTCGCGTTCGGCCCCATCATTCCGATGCGCCAGACCGTATCCGTGAACTCGCCCACCCCGGAACCGATCTCCATACTGAAGTTCTCCAGAAGGTAAGCGCGGACGGCGGCCGAGTTGACGCCGTCGGGCACTTTCACGGTGGTGAGGCTCGGCAGTCGGGCGCCTTCGGCCGCGAACAGCTCAAGTCCCATCTCCTGCAGGCCGCTCTGCAAGGCAGCGCCGGCAGCGCGGTGGCGGGCTTGGACGACGTCGAGCCCCTCGGCGAGGATGCGGTCGAGCGCGGCTTCGAGACCGGCGATCATGGTGACCGGCGCCGTGTGGTGGTACGTACGGGCACCGCTGGCAGCCCCGACGTAGCCGCCGAGCAGGCCGATATCCAGGTACCACGAGCGCGGATCCTTGACGCGACGCTCAAACGCGCGGTCGGACACGGTGAATGGCGAAAGCCCTGGCGGAACGCCCAGGCACTTTTGAGTCCCGGCATATCCGACGTCGATCCCCCAGTCGTCTGCCAAGAGCTCCAGTCCGCCGATGGACGTCACGGCGTCGGTGATCAGCAAGGCGTCGCCCTTTCCTGCCCCCAGCGCAGCGATGTCGGAGAGGACGCCGACGGACGTTTCAGCATGGACGGCCGCAATCACCTTCGGATGAGGATGGGCCGAGAGCACCCGATCTGCATCCACCGGCTGGCCCCACTCGTGGTCGACCCGAACGACACTTGCCCCGCACCGCCGGGCGACCTCACACATTCGCGCCCCAAAAAGTCCATTGACAGCGATCACCGCCACATCGCCATCGGACACGGTGTTCACAAAAGCGGCCTCCATGCCGCCCGAACCTGTGGCACTCAACGGGAGCGTGCGCGCATTCGAAGTACCCCAGACAGCCCGCAAACCCTCGCATGTACGGTCCAAGCGTTCGATGAAGACCGGATCCAGATGGCCGAGCACTGGATAGGCCAGTGCAGCCATGGCCTCGGGGTAGCAGTTGCTCGGACCGGGACCGAACAGGAACCTTGACGTCAGAATGTCGGGCATGTGCGAACTCCTTCAGCTGGTTCTCGTCATTCTGCCCCAGGGTGCCGTGCGGTGCGAGTCTCCAAGCCCCGAGCCTCCAAGCCCAAACTGCTAAGGTTACTCATCAATGCGGAGGCCGCCACGGTAAGGGGACAGCCGCCACAGTGAGGGGACAAGGGTGACGACTGAAGGAAATGAGCAGCCAGAGAAGGGCGTCCGCGGCGAGGTAACCCAAGACCGATTCGTTGCGGGACAAGATCTCACAAGGTGGAACACCCGGATTGGCCGTGTCCTGGCGGGGGCTGCACAACGAATCACCAAACTTCTGGGCCCTTACGCAGCGCTGATCATCACGTTGGCTGTGGGACTTCTCATTGCCGTCTCCCTCGCAGTGGCTTTCGGCGAGGTCTACGAGTCGGTCACCGAAGCCGACGGGGTCGCGGGCCTCGACCACCCTGTCCTTGACGCAGCCAAGACCGTTCGCTCCCCTGCAGTGGACCTTGCCATCACCGCTTACACGAATGTTGGCGGCACGGTTGGCATGCCGATCATCGCGGTGGGGATCATGATTGCGTTGGCCACGAAGCGCCGCTCTTGGACTCCTGTCATCCTGATGCTGACAGCGGGCCTGGGCTCACTGCTGATGACGATTCTGGGCAAGCCTCTGTTTGGCCGCACCCGCCCTGACCTCGCGGACGCCATTCCTCCGTACGAGCACTCGCCGTCGTTCCCCAGCGGCCACTCCCTGAATTCCATCGTGATCGCAGGAATCGTGGCCTACTTGATCATTCTTCGCCTCAAAACGGCCAAGGCCAGAATCATCACCGTCGTCCTTGCATCAGCGTTTGCCGCGACCACGGGCTTGAGCCGCGTCTACCTCGGACACCACTGGCTCACAGATGTCCTGGCCGCGTGGGCTCTCGGCATAGCATGGCTTGCCTTGGTCATTACGGCGCACCGCCTCTACCTCACTGTGAGAACGCGGCGCCCCGACGCGGTACTCTCTTGACACCAGAGCAAGTGCTCGGCTTAACTATTTACGTATGCTGAAATAACAGTTCCATGATGCGGAAGCAATGAGAAGCAAGCTTCCTCCTGCTAAAAGGTAGGAGTTCCGCATAGCCCACACCATGGATGCCAGCATTTGCACGAGGATGACAAGCATGGAGCTTGCAGTATTCAACAGTGTTGACCGGGACGAGGCCATCAGGACCCTGACCCCTTGCCTGGATATCAGCCGCTGGGTTGAGGACGTCGCCGACGCCCGACCCTTCACGAGCGTCGACGAACTGCTGGGTCAGGCCCGCCAAGCCGCCGAGCCGTTCACGCCGGAAGAGGTGGAATCCGCGCTCGCCCACCACCCCCGGATCGGCGAACGACCCAAGGCCCAGACCACCGAGGCGGCCATGTCCCGTTCGGAACAATCCGGAGTGGACCCCAGCGACGACGGCACAGCCGCCGCCCTCGCCGAGGGGAACCATGCTTACGAAGAGAAGTTCGGCAGGGTCTTCCTGATCCGCGCGGCAGGACGCAGCGCGCAGGAGATCCTGAGTTCCCTTCAGGAACGCCTCACCCACACCCCCGAAGAAGAAGACGCAATTGTGGCTGGCCAGCTGCGGGAGATCGCATTGCTGCGACTCTCAGGCGTGATCAGCGAAGGAGAAAATGCATGAGTGTTTCACAGGTAACCACGCACATCCTGGATACCGGTTCCGGTCGCCCGGCGGCGGGGGTCGCCGTCGTACTCTACGTCCGCGAAGGCGATAACTGGACTCTGATCGCAAAGGGCGAGACCGATGCCGACGGCCGTATCAAGGACCTCGGTCCGGAGCGGATTCCGGGCGGCGCTTACCGTCTGAACTTTGCCACAGGCACCTACTACGAGGGCCTCGGCACGGAAACGTTCTTCCCGGAAGTGGATTTGAACTTCACGGTTTCGGACGCCGGCGAGCACTATCACGTGCCGCTGCTGCTGAGCCCGTTCGCGTTTTCGACGTACCGCGGTAGCTGATTCAACGCCGAGGTGGCAGTTAATGCCAATGTTCAGCGAGGACATTGGCATTAACTGCCACCTCGGCGAGGAACGGTAGGCTTGAAGGCATGGCTTCTGAGGACACCAACGCCCAATCCGGAAACGGCACTGCCCGCCGCGAAATCACAGTTCGCCGCGCACCCAAGTTCGTTCCGTTCATGATTCTCGGTGCCATTGTGGGTGCAATCGCCGCCGCCTTCATCGCGTATGGCCGTCCCGCGGACCCCGCCTTCGACGCCAGCACCGTCTTCGGCTTCTTCCTGGTGGCCTGCGTTTCCGGAGGCGTCATCCTGTTCTCGATCCTCGCCCTGGTTCTGGACCGGATCAGCGTCAAGCGGTCCAAGCGTGCCGTAGTGGAAGCCGTCCCGGATTCGGTTCCGGATGAGGGTCCAGAGCACGACGGCGGTCGCTAGGCAGGCAGCCCGACGCACCTCTTTCGGGGGTGCTGTTGTGAGACACACCGCATTTTTGCCAAATGAAGCCTGTTCGCGGGGTCACAAAGCCGGAGCGGGAACTTACCACGGCCACAACATGAGACAATCGACCAGTGGCACGTGGCGACGGAAAACTTTCTCATGATCTTCTCCCCGGCGAAAAAGGCCCTCAGGACGCTTGTGGCGTCTTTGGGGTCTGGGCTCCCGGTGAAGAAGTAGCAAAACTCACCTATTACGGGCTGTATGCGCTGCAGCACCGCGGACAAGAATCGGCTGGTATTGCTACCAGTGACGGCAAGCGCATCAACGTCTATAAAGACATGGGCCTCGTGTCCCAGGTCTTCGATGAGACGACCCTGAACACCCTCACCGGGCACCTGGCCGTTGGCCACTGCCGGTACTCCACCACTGGTGCAAGCCACTGGGCCAATGCGCAGCCCACCTTGGGCGCAACCGCGACCGGCACGGTTGCCTTGGCCCACAACGGCAACCTGACCAACACCGCTGAACTCCGGGAAATGATCCTTCAGCGCAATGATGGCCAGTTGACCGGTGAGATGAAGCAGGGCAACACCTCGGACACCGCCTTGGTGACCGCACTCCTTGAGGGCGAAGAGGGCAAAACCCTGGAGCAGACCGCGTTGGAGCTGCTGCCCAAGATCAAGGGTGGCTTCTGTTTCGTCTTCATGGACGAAGGAACGCTCTACGCCGCCCGCGACACCTACGGCATCCGGCCGCTGTGTCTGGGCCGCCTGGAGCGTGGCTGGGTTGTTGCTTCGGAGCAAGCCGGCCTGGCCACAGTTGGTGCGAGCTTCATCCGTGAGATCGAGCCCGGCGAGTTCATTGCCATCGATGAGGACGGCGTCCGCTCCCAGCGTTTCGCCGAGGCAACGCCTGCCGGCTGTGTCTTCGAATACGTTTACCTTGCCCGTCCGGATGCTGCCATCGCCGGCCGCTCCGTGTACGAAGCCCGTGTTGAGATGGGCCGCCAGTTGGCCCGCGAGAACACCCACGAGGCCGACATCGTCATTCCAGTTCCCGAATCCGGCACCCCCGCCGCAGTTGGTTATGCGGAGCAGTCCGGCATCCCCTTCGCTCATGGCTTCGTCAAGAACGCCTACGTGGGGCGCACCTTCATCCAGCCATCGCAGACGCTGCGCCAGTTGGGTATACGCCTCAAGCTCAACGCCTTGGAATCCGTCATCCGGGGCAAGCGCGTTGTTGTTGTGGATGACTCGATCGTCCGTGGCAACACGCAACGCGCCATCGTGCGGATGCTCCGCGAAGCAGGTGCCGCTGCTGTCCACGTGAAGATCTCCTCTCCCCCGGTCCAGTGGCCTTGCTTCTACGGCATCGACTTCGCCTCCCGCGCAGAGCTGATTGCCAACGGCGCCACGATCGAGGAAATCTCCCAGGCAATCGGAGCCGACTCGCTGGCCTACATCTCCGAAGACGGCATGATCGGCGCAACCCAGCAGCCGCGCGAACGCCTCTGCACCGCCTGCTTCACCGGCCAGTACCCGATTGAGCTGCCGCATGCCGACAAGCTGGGCAAGAACCTGCTGGAGCGCACGGATCTCGGCGGACTGCCCGCTGCTGAGTCCCTCTCAGTGGACGACTCCGAGGATCCGGC
This genomic stretch from Micrococcaceae bacterium Sec5.1 harbors:
- a CDS encoding phosphatase PAP2 family protein; the encoded protein is MTTEGNEQPEKGVRGEVTQDRFVAGQDLTRWNTRIGRVLAGAAQRITKLLGPYAALIITLAVGLLIAVSLAVAFGEVYESVTEADGVAGLDHPVLDAAKTVRSPAVDLAITAYTNVGGTVGMPIIAVGIMIALATKRRSWTPVILMLTAGLGSLLMTILGKPLFGRTRPDLADAIPPYEHSPSFPSGHSLNSIVIAGIVAYLIILRLKTAKARIITVVLASAFAATTGLSRVYLGHHWLTDVLAAWALGIAWLALVITAHRLYLTVRTRRPDAVLS
- the uraH gene encoding hydroxyisourate hydrolase; this translates as MSVSQVTTHILDTGSGRPAAGVAVVLYVREGDNWTLIAKGETDADGRIKDLGPERIPGGAYRLNFATGTYYEGLGTETFFPEVDLNFTVSDAGEHYHVPLLLSPFAFSTYRGS
- the purF gene encoding amidophosphoribosyltransferase, with product MARGDGKLSHDLLPGEKGPQDACGVFGVWAPGEEVAKLTYYGLYALQHRGQESAGIATSDGKRINVYKDMGLVSQVFDETTLNTLTGHLAVGHCRYSTTGASHWANAQPTLGATATGTVALAHNGNLTNTAELREMILQRNDGQLTGEMKQGNTSDTALVTALLEGEEGKTLEQTALELLPKIKGGFCFVFMDEGTLYAARDTYGIRPLCLGRLERGWVVASEQAGLATVGASFIREIEPGEFIAIDEDGVRSQRFAEATPAGCVFEYVYLARPDAAIAGRSVYEARVEMGRQLARENTHEADIVIPVPESGTPAAVGYAEQSGIPFAHGFVKNAYVGRTFIQPSQTLRQLGIRLKLNALESVIRGKRVVVVDDSIVRGNTQRAIVRMLREAGAAAVHVKISSPPVQWPCFYGIDFASRAELIANGATIEEISQAIGADSLAYISEDGMIGATQQPRERLCTACFTGQYPIELPHADKLGKNLLERTDLGGLPAAESLSVDDSEDPAEKPGATGCDPGPDAEFENLLTDADRLTDADKKESV
- a CDS encoding STAS domain-containing protein, whose amino-acid sequence is MQFSYEVKDSYAEVKSVGRLNMVAAPKLRELVAEVVAGGSSRVVVNLEETDFMDSSGLGALIGCLKATRQAGGDLRISGVQPQVKMVLELTNMDRVLTAYSSAEEAFGND
- a CDS encoding alanine--glyoxylate aminotransferase family protein → MPDILTSRFLFGPGPSNCYPEAMAALAYPVLGHLDPVFIERLDRTCEGLRAVWGTSNARTLPLSATGSGGMEAAFVNTVSDGDVAVIAVNGLFGARMCEVARRCGASVVRVDHEWGQPVDADRVLSAHPHPKVIAAVHAETSVGVLSDIAALGAGKGDALLITDAVTSIGGLELLADDWGIDVGYAGTQKCLGVPPGLSPFTVSDRAFERRVKDPRSWYLDIGLLGGYVGAASGARTYHHTAPVTMIAGLEAALDRILAEGLDVVQARHRAAGAALQSGLQEMGLELFAAEGARLPSLTTVKVPDGVNSAAVRAYLLENFSMEIGSGVGEFTDTVWRIGMMGPNANRASVTLVLGALKEAIDKA
- a CDS encoding glycosyltransferase family 2 protein, whose translation is MTRFWTRLCVVLTVILGVNYVAWRWLASLNWEAWWIAVPLVIVETYSLIDVMLFGLTVWNLKIRKPPPAAPDNATVDVFITTYNEPLDLVMTTALAAKGIRWPHSTWILDDGDRPEMRELAESNGIGYVTRGADWTPDMPRHAKAGNLNNALMITSGEYLLILDADQIPEPDILDKTLGYFNDDRVALVQTPQYFINVPADDPLGSQAPLFYGPIQQGKDGWNAAFFCGSNAILRREALMQLGLVGYVKATEKSVRRALAASRSAIKKARRSAEAENPLVEQMLNEVEAATESAQQELEAGASLSEITYRVRRKVDDAVRTLVAADFSALQSDLEEIAAMELAHVGESGVTTVASDAVDRMSGRDWSPLGALESVHAVLDAISVERTDEAQPIMPLATISVTEDMATAMRLHALGWKSVYHHEVLANGLAPEDIKTMLTQRLRWAQGTMQVLLRENPLVQRRLAWGQRLMYFSTMWSYLSGFAAVVYFAAPIIYLTLGILPVSSLSLEFFARFIPFMVVNQMLFVIAGHGIPTWRGQQYSLALFPTWIKACTTAARNVWFGRPLGFAVTPKARQSGGPSWSLIRPQIIVAVLLAVALVVGLARLLSGLSEPLGTLVNVAWVAYDLVVLSVLVKAVLYKGFVPEVSEERNADAV
- a CDS encoding ATP-binding protein: MTEVIARRGFRGLSNEEAIEAIHAELDALWDDASFVPDMDRMTFTTAVIEAAANIVQHALPVAEKPVEMGVDISVRPSRLQARVSAYNAREPFAEDMQANMPDEDAESGRGLALIEALVTTVTFERQDGTNTWILTRET
- a CDS encoding SpoIIE family protein phosphatase, which gives rise to MVSTASPRHAVVVEDDADIRGLLVLVLEQLDFVVTEAPDGLSGVEAVRNTNAELVTLDINLPDIDGMEVCRRLREFSDAYILMLTARADEIDRLNGLDTGADDYVNKPFSPKELQARIRALFRRARTPAAPAEDTRQTDELARAAVVQTSLLPQETVRLKDYDVAGAFRPSRSVGGDFYDWYQTGDGMHLTFADAMGKGMGAALIAATVRAVMRSVADTPAIADAFESASATLTSDLDQSGSFVTMFHARLDSASGKLSYIDAGHGLALHVPAEGAARRLVSAGPPVGILEEQQWPAAELQLEPGDSLVIVSDGVLDAHDSLEEFVRNVEKAARSRGTSDEVCAALLELAPADTAEDDVTAVVVHRRREVGRDVGLEGNHSGVAQTIRH
- the uraD gene encoding 2-oxo-4-hydroxy-4-carboxy-5-ureidoimidazoline decarboxylase, translated to MELAVFNSVDRDEAIRTLTPCLDISRWVEDVADARPFTSVDELLGQARQAAEPFTPEEVESALAHHPRIGERPKAQTTEAAMSRSEQSGVDPSDDGTAAALAEGNHAYEEKFGRVFLIRAAGRSAQEILSSLQERLTHTPEEEDAIVAGQLREIALLRLSGVISEGENA